The genomic region cTGTCAGAGATTCTCTGCTATTGATTATTGATAGGAGTGTGAAAACTCATCCAGGAGGTTCTGAATCTTTCTCTCCTTCAACTTACTTCCGTCAGTCCCACGGACTTATTCTTTTAGGCGAGTTTGAGTGTGCTGACAGGAAAGGTTGGAACAGTAACCATGGTGACAGGGTTGAGGACGGCAGCCTGTCCAACCAGCTGTGGGTGGGGGGCCAGCACTGCTGTCGGTTTACCTAGCGAAGGGCTCCCCTGGCTGATCACGGCTCCGCTGGCCACCTGGGCTCCATTAGTGTTAACTTGAGGATTAGCCTGGACGTGTGGTAGGGTGTGATGGGTGAAGGTGTGAGTGATGTGGCCCACCATGGTGGGCTGGGACACAGACACGCCCTGGGGGTAGAGAGTCGGGAGGTGGGATGACAGGGGACCTCCCAGGTGAGCCACCGGGTGAACGGTGATGTGTCCGATTGGCTGGGCAGCCATCGACTGGTGAGTGGCGGCAGCGGGTGCTGCTGCGATCGGCTGAGGGATCGAGGAGATGGGGCAAGGTGATGGGGCGATGTGCATTAGGTGCTTGTGATTTGCTGGCAGGCCGTGATTGACAGCCTGGATGACTGAAGGGTGGGAGACGGCGGCATGGGCGATGACGGTGGGCTGGACCTGCATCGCAGGGGGCTGAATAGGATGGTTGGGCAGCAGACCTGGAGCCGGAGCAGGCGCGATGGCTTGAGGGGTAGCAGAGGGCGTGGTCAGGACTCCAGAAAGTGTTGCATGCTGGATTGACAGGTGAGAGGTGAGGAGTGGCTGGGCTTGTAAGATTGGAGGTGTTCGTTTGGGGAGCGACATGGGTGCAGGAGGAGCAGGGAAATCCTCATCAATGTCCTGTTCAAAGTTGTCCTCTCCTTCTGTAGACCAGAGAGGAAATTGTTAGTCATCATGATACGATCCAAGAAACACTGCCATGTgtatgaactgtgtgtgtgtgcgctaggGGGGACCCCAAATCGTCAAATATTTGATGCTTTGATCAAAGGAGACTGATTCGGCTACCAATCTCACAGTTTATGAAGCTTTATGAAATGAGGATCACGCCATTTTGATTACACGGGGTGTGCAAATGTGCTTATGTGCTTATTAATATTGATAGAGACTGCGCAGCAGGACAACTGCCTTTTGCTCTGTGTGCCCCGCTTCTCATCACCGGGGGCCAGCTAATGACTGCCTGACAACTGAGCTTGCACTGCAAACCACTGTTAATTACTCTTTTACATCGTTGCACCACTTTTTAATGTCAAGCCCCCCCCAACCACACCTACgcacaaatgtaaatataacgAGACACAGTCAAAAGGTAAATTGAGATTTACATTGTCAAACAAAGACTTACTCTCCTGCCTACCCTTGCAGTAAAAAAGCTGCTGTTACACTTCTAGTGATTAGTTCCATAGAACTAGGGTGTCTAGGCCTGCTGTATATGTAGGTCTGCGAGTTGTTGCATCTCATCCCTGTACCTGAGGCGGTGGAGGTGGAGGCCTGGTCGTCCTCGGGCTGCATCGTTTGTCGGAGGACTCTGTCGATATCGATAACATCCATGCACTGGCTGAGCTCGTTCTTCAGCTCGGTCAGCCGCTGCTGCGTTGCGATTTTCTCTCTGGCCAAGCGCTCCATCTCGTGCTCATACTCCTTCTCCTTACGCTTCAGAGTCTTCCAGGGGAGACAAAGACATCAGAATAGATCAAAGCACTGCGTCTAGAAACACTGGAAAATACTTCTAATACACAATCACAGTATAAGgatttgtgaaacatgaacatgaaaCATTATCATGCAAATTCTGCATAATTATGATTTCCATTAACATGGATTCATTTTCATCAGTACAACAGTCACTCAATATTCAACCTTGGTCGCTCAGAGATTCTCTTTAACAATACTGTCCTCAGGTAAGTAGTTCTGATCAATaattctttgttgttgtttgttccTTCTTTGGTAGAGGAATACCTTCTGAAGTACTAGACATTTGTTAATATGAAACTGATGGAGGAAGTGTTTAAACGTAATTGTGAGTTTGCATTAATAGTTAACTCCAGCAACAGAGATTACCACGGAAACCGGGGC from Etheostoma cragini isolate CJK2018 chromosome 13, CSU_Ecrag_1.0, whole genome shotgun sequence harbors:
- the mntb gene encoding MAX network transcriptional repressor b isoform X1, which encodes MSIDTLLEAARYLEWQAQQQQITREEEQRREKELINREAESRRVELVTSLSQPIRANHVTWGDDTNCQQLHHPLAPPPPSLQPPQVPITVIPMVPVVTATPSVPPLPLTTQIAAAATLLNGSPPAKNTSSPLQQQQPASPHLLCASQIKLESSPELISVKPTQSQPQVQIQYSTSISTNGSQHALVHHQAPPSSQLRPNGVTMEDLRAMEGKRRPGGAGTREVHNKLEKNRPFRRAHLKECFETLKKNVPNVDEKKTSNLSVLRSALRYIQTLKRKEKEYEHEMERLAREKIATQQRLTELKNELSQCMDVIDIDRVLRQTMQPEDDQASTSTASEGEDNFEQDIDEDFPAPPAPMSLPKRTPPILQAQPLLTSHLSIQHATLSGVLTTPSATPQAIAPAPAPGLLPNHPIQPPAMQVQPTVIAHAAVSHPSVIQAVNHGLPANHKHLMHIAPSPCPISSIPQPIAAAPAAATHQSMAAQPIGHITVHPVAHLGGPLSSHLPTLYPQGVSVSQPTMVGHITHTFTHHTLPHVQANPQVNTNGAQVASGAVISQGSPSLGKPTAVLAPHPQLVGQAAVLNPVTMVTVPTFPVSTLKLA
- the mntb gene encoding MAX network transcriptional repressor b isoform X2; its protein translation is MSIDTLLEAARYLEWQAQQQQITREEEQRREKELINREAESRRVELVTSLSQPIRANHVTWGDDTNCQQLHHPLAPPPPSLQPPQVPITVIPMVPVVTATPSVPPLPLTTQIAAAATLLNGSPPAKNTSSPLQQQQPASPHLLCASQIKLESSPELISVKPTQSQPQVQIQYSTSISTNGSQHALVHHQAPPSSQLRPNGVTMEDLRAMEGKRRPGGAGTREVHNKLEKNRRAHLKECFETLKKNVPNVDEKKTSNLSVLRSALRYIQTLKRKEKEYEHEMERLAREKIATQQRLTELKNELSQCMDVIDIDRVLRQTMQPEDDQASTSTASEGEDNFEQDIDEDFPAPPAPMSLPKRTPPILQAQPLLTSHLSIQHATLSGVLTTPSATPQAIAPAPAPGLLPNHPIQPPAMQVQPTVIAHAAVSHPSVIQAVNHGLPANHKHLMHIAPSPCPISSIPQPIAAAPAAATHQSMAAQPIGHITVHPVAHLGGPLSSHLPTLYPQGVSVSQPTMVGHITHTFTHHTLPHVQANPQVNTNGAQVASGAVISQGSPSLGKPTAVLAPHPQLVGQAAVLNPVTMVTVPTFPVSTLKLA